The genomic interval TTCATTTAcaaagtattaaaaaaatctattaaatcagcgcaacaacaaaacatgagcaaagaaaaacaaaaacgaaaatcGAGAAACACAAAATACATACAAGTGAAATCCCAACaattttattacatttataaaatgaaaacatttacattttaattgttgcataattttaattattttttaaagccTATCTACatattaaaagtaaatgatTTAGCTTGGTAAACGATAAACAAAATTTAACAGACCAGCGGAGGAAATATTAAGGAAATATTAACTTTAACGAACAGAAAGTAAATGTGTACAATTAAGTGACAAAGCGAAACTGCATAATTAGTGGAAGAGAGAAACAAACTATTAAAAGtgtaaatcaaatttaatgctAGATCtaaaatatattgtatatattgGATATGTATGTTATATatgcggcaacaacaaaaaaaaaacacaacccCTCCcccaaaaaacacacaaaagctaattaatacatttaaataatgataataataaatgaagaaaacaaaaagtatTTCAAAACTAAAATTACAGTGTTATAATTTTGTTTGCGTCTTTTTTTCCCACACAATTTCCCCTCGTATTCTTTTTGGATTTTCTCCTGATTTTACGATTTGAGTTCGTCTATATGTTTCGTACGATGTGGTTAACATGGACCAAtttttatatacaaatatataaatatatatgtataacaCCCACACACCGACGAGTCTTTGAATAGAGTATATACGCGAACTATATATAacgtaatatatatatattcatgtACGTATCTGATATGATATTCAAGTATAGCGAAATTTTTAAGCTTTGCCCCGGCTAATTCCCCGTTCAGCGCTTaacaaaacgaaacaaatcgaaaaaaatcgaataaatCGAAAAAGTCGAAAATTTACGCGAAATCGCCTTGATGTGGTAGTTAAATGAATCTCAAATCTCTTCTCAATGTTATCAAGAACACAcgtaattaaattattatataaacACGTATATCCAAAAgcgaaaaagaaacaaaattcGTAGTGGTTTCATTGTAAAACAATATTTCATAATGATTAAACGAACAATTTAGCTTCAAGATTTCGATATTCCAGTTCGATTTCTTCTCTCGcttaataaaatgaaaaattaaaattaaaaggaCACGATTAACGATTAACAATATCGATAGGCAGTTGGGATGCGCAAATGTGattttattcaaaataaaatacacataaCCATGATTACAATTAATGAAGATTTTTATTTGGATCTGTGGGATCGTTCGCTGGAACTTGCTGCGAAGGAAGAGAGTTGTACATACGAGTATTTAACTAACGTAATCTTTATGAATGAACATGGTATATATCTgattatatataatatgttTAAATTTAGTTCATAAGTTGTAATTTTAAACGATGGAACAAAAGCAAATACACATTAAATAATATGAAGAGAAATAAACCAAAGAGCAGCATCAGTTTATTGTGTTCAATTCCAGCGACTCTTCTTGGCTCTTTTGGCATCctggttgctgctgttggccgATGAGGCGGAAGCACCCTGGGTTGTTGATGGGGGCGGTGCCATTGGCGCAGCGAAAACTCCCGAGTCCGGCAGAGTTTTCTCCCAGGTGCGATCGCTGGACGCACGGAACTGGTTGTTATACTGGGATCGGAATGCCTCCCTCATCGCTGTATAGCGATCTGTGGCTGGTCCTGAGCTTGAAAAGGATTTGCTAGAGGGTCCGTCGGAAGGATTTTGGGCAGACACACTGGCAGTGGATTCCGAGCCACCAGCCGAACCATAGCCACCTCCATTTCCTCTCTCCCGATAGCCCAATCCTGTGTGGGTATTTGTCGGTCTCTTGCCTTTGCCCTGCTTGAAGCGTGAGCTCCGGAACCAGGAGCTCTTCATGGCCAGCTCCATCAGATCGTCGGGCACCAGCTGATCGGCGCCCTCCAAGTTACGCACCAGATGACCAGCGAACTCCTTGTCCTTATCGGTGACTAGAGTGAATGCATTACCCTTTTCACCGGCTCTGCCCGTTCTTCCAATTCTGTGCGTGTGGGTTTCAATGTCCCTGGCTGTGTCGTAGTTTACCACATTCCTGATATGGGGTATATCCAATCCTCTGGCTGCCACGTCGGTGGCCACTAGAATATCGCATTCTTTCCTCTTAAACTGAGTGATGACCTTGTTCCTGTCCGCTTGATCCATATCGCCGTGGAGTAATAGACAATTGTACTCCTTAATTAAAAGATTGTTAGACACCGTTTCGGCATCTACTTTCTTAGTCACGAAGATCAGGACGCTTCCTTCGGAAAGGAACTTCACCAGGTGGCACAGCAGCCAATTCCATTTCTGCAGCGGATTGGGGAAGACGTACACAGACTGAGTGATGTCTTGATTTGCCTCGTTTAGATCTCCCTGCACTATTCTCACGGGATCGGAAAGGACATCCCTGGCCAGACGTTCAATTCGCTTCTTAAAGGTGGCCGAAAACATCAAGCATTGGCGATCTGGACGCACGTGGTTGCAGATGGAGCGAACCTGGGGCTCAAAGCCCATGTGGAACATACGGTCGGCCTCGTCAAGCACTAGGAAAGTGACCCTCCTCAGATTGGTGGCCTTCATCTTGACCATATCTATCATACGTCCTGGCGTGGCCACAATAATTTCCGCTCCCTGTTCTAAAGCTTTACTTTGCTCCCATTTGGAGCCTCCGCCGTAGCAGCAGACCACGTTCAGGTTGTAGACCTTGCCAAACTTCTTGGCCTCGTTGTAGATCTGCAGGGAAAGCTCGCGTGTGGGTGCTAGGATAAGACCTATGGGTCCGTCGCCTGGCTTCAGCTGTTTCTGATCCATCACATGCATTAGCATGGGCCAGATGAAAGCTGCTGTCTTACCGGAACCAGTTTTGGCTATGCCAATGATGTCTCTGCCGGACAAGGCTGTGGGCACTGCTTGTGCCTGGATGGGTGTGGGCTGTGTGTACTCCGCTTTCCTCACGGCCTTGATGAGCTGTTCATCGAAACCGAAATGGCCGAAGGACGTGACTGGTTTGGGTGGGGAGGGACCAGTGACCTTTACGCCCAGTGTGCGCCTTAATTCCCGGACTTGCTCCTCATCCAGGGCTGCTATGTCGTCATGCTGCGTATAGAAGTTCTTCTCGAAGGGTTCGTACTCAATTTCGGAATGGTAGATGGGCGGCAGAGGATCAATGtccttttttttcggtggGGCTATGGGATTGCCATCCTCGTCGTATTCGATTTCCTGATCGGAACCCTCGTCGCGAAGTCCAGCATTGGGATTCTCCTTCATGTAGCGATAGTAGCTctcctcgtcgtcctcgtcATCGATGTCACCTCTCACCGCCTGAGTTGGCGGCTTAGGTGCTTGTTGACGCTTCTCCTTCTCCACCTGCTGGTTGATGCCAGCCATAAACTGCTCGAGCGGATCCTCATCCGAATCGGAATCCTCTTGCTTTTTGGCCGACGTTGGCGGGGCTCCCGGGGATCCTGGTGCCGGTATATAGGCTTGTTCTATCTCCTTTTCCCTGGGCTCATCGTCATCATCGAAATAGTCATCGTCCGTGTGGTGCTTCCTTTTGCCAACCAGATTGGTGGCATTGGTGTACTGGCTGATGGAGTCCAGGGTGGAGTAGCCGTGCTTGGACGTCGATGAAGTGCTCCCGGTGACCCCGCCACGGTTTGCTCCTCCGCGGGAACCAGTATAGCCACGGGCATTCAGAATCGGGGGCGGCGGTACGGCGTTCATGTTCGTGCCGGAACTTGCTGGCCTGCGGTAGGGGAATCCCCCACCGCCAATGCCTCGATATCCACTCATCGTGCTACAAATCCAAGCAAATGCTGCAAGCTAACAATTTccaaaatcaatagaaaaCAGTATgaccgcagcagcagcgggacAGCGGGAAAATACTTTGGGGTCACACTTTAACTGATTGGAGttttaccctcctcaaatATGGTCACACTGGTCGAAAGAGAAAACAATTGTTGCttatatttacaaatattcAGCTAATTAAACCAACGCCTGAAATATGCAATCGAATATTGAGAATGTATCACGGGACTATGCCAAGATACTACAGAGCGCCGATCTGGAGAAGGAGATAAATCCACTGTGCACGAATATCGAGGATATGCTGGCCAGATTGGATGAATTTGAGACTTTGCTGGCTTCGGTTAGTTGatttctttaaaattagttATGTTACTAATAGCTTATTGACTTTTAGGTGCGTGCCGAGTCCAATGGCATGATGGCCAACAATGTGTGCGCCATCCTGGGTTTCGCAGACAGTTTCGAGCAACTAAAGACTAGAATCGATGGTTTGGAGCAATTTGTGGGTGTAGTTAGTGCCAATTTGTCCGAAGTGGAAAGATCTGTGGATATAGCAGAGGAGGAGCTGCATGTCACAGACTACAGCCTCAAGGGACTTCTCCTGAAGCCCCTGAAGGCTAAGTTAGGTGCCAGCGATTCCAGCACACTCAGCTCCCTGCCACGATCCAATCTCGCCGAGGAGGAATATCAGCCTGTGCAGATCTACAAATCCGACGATTACTTCGGGAAGTCGGAGGAGGAGAACTACGTAGCCAACTGACTAAACACATAGGGAATAATTA from Drosophila mauritiana strain mau12 chromosome 3L, ASM438214v1, whole genome shotgun sequence carries:
- the LOC117141431 gene encoding ATP-dependent RNA helicase DDX42; amino-acid sequence: MSGYRGIGGGGFPYRRPASSGTNMNAVPPPPILNARGYTGSRGGANRGGVTGSTSSTSKHGYSTLDSISQYTNATNLVGKRKHHTDDDYFDDDDEPREKEIEQAYIPAPGSPGAPPTSAKKQEDSDSDEDPLEQFMAGINQQVEKEKRQQAPKPPTQAVRGDIDDEDDEESYYRYMKENPNAGLRDEGSDQEIEYDEDGNPIAPPKKKDIDPLPPIYHSEIEYEPFEKNFYTQHDDIAALDEEQVRELRRTLGVKVTGPSPPKPVTSFGHFGFDEQLIKAVRKAEYTQPTPIQAQAVPTALSGRDIIGIAKTGSGKTAAFIWPMLMHVMDQKQLKPGDGPIGLILAPTRELSLQIYNEAKKFGKVYNLNVVCCYGGGSKWEQSKALEQGAEIIVATPGRMIDMVKMKATNLRRVTFLVLDEADRMFHMGFEPQVRSICNHVRPDRQCLMFSATFKKRIERLARDVLSDPVRIVQGDLNEANQDITQSVYVFPNPLQKWNWLLCHLVKFLSEGSVLIFVTKKVDAETVSNNLLIKEYNCLLLHGDMDQADRNKVITQFKRKECDILVATDVAARGLDIPHIRNVVNYDTARDIETHTHRIGRTGRAGEKGNAFTLVTDKDKEFAGHLVRNLEGADQLVPDDLMELAMKSSWFRSSRFKQGKGKRPTNTHTGLGYRERGNGGGYGSAGGSESTASVSAQNPSDGPSSKSFSSSGPATDRYTAMREAFRSQYNNQFRASSDRTWEKTLPDSGVFAAPMAPPPSTTQGASASSANSSNQDAKRAKKSRWN
- the LOC117141125 gene encoding biogenesis of lysosome-related organelles complex 1 subunit 4 is translated as MQSNIENVSRDYAKILQSADLEKEINPLCTNIEDMLARLDEFETLLASVRAESNGMMANNVCAILGFADSFEQLKTRIDGLEQFVGVVSANLSEVERSVDIAEEELHVTDYSLKGLLLKPLKAKLGASDSSTLSSLPRSNLAEEEYQPVQIYKSDDYFGKSEEENYVAN